A region of the Aquila chrysaetos chrysaetos chromosome 15, bAquChr1.4, whole genome shotgun sequence genome:
GGGCCCTGGCTGGTGCCTGCTGGTGGGGCTCTGCGCCCTTGTCCCCCCCGCCACCACCCAGGGGGGACCAGAAGAGGACGTGACAGCCAGCGTCAGGATGGAGGAGTTGGGGTACCACCTCGCCCAGGATGGGGACCCCCTCCGGGACCCCCAGCGCTGCGGCATCACCTtccacacccccagcccttGCAGCGCCCGTGGGCCACCCTCCTCTGCTTCCCGCGATGAGCTGGATCACCTCAAGAACCTCTTGCAGGACACCAAGGCCAGCCTGAAGGACGTGGAGATGGCGGCCACACTGGAAGACAACCAGACCCGCTACCAGGACATCATCACCGAGGCGCTGCCCGCCATCCACGGGGCCAACCTGGAATTTCAGGAGAGCCTGGATAACGTCCGCAGGGAGCTGGAGGCTCACGTGGCCGAGGCCGATCACCCACGGACGGCCGAGAAGAAGGAGAAGTAAGTGCCACGGGAGGGGGACGGACCGTGGGAGATGCTCCGTGGAGCTGATGGCCCAAAATCCATGGGTGggagccagccccaggctgTAGACACCTGGGGGGGTCTGGGTGTCCCCAGGGGTCCCACAGCCTTCGTGGTGGCTCTCAGGTGACACGCGGGGTTTGGATGCTCAGCAAACCGCTGCCGTTAACATCCACGCGTGTGCCCCTGCCC
Encoded here:
- the LOC115351403 gene encoding uncharacterized protein LOC115351403 isoform X3, with the translated sequence MVPGGPGWCLLVGLCALVPPATTQGGPEEDVTASVRMEELGYHLAQDGDPLRDPQRCGITFHTPSPCSARGPPSSASRDELDHLKNLLQDTKASLKDVEMAATLEDNQTRYQDIITEALPAIHGANLEFQESLDNVRRELEAHVAEADHPRTAEKKEKLRKGVRVVAHMLRLTGRLAQTLDATSRRLHAELSRRLQSSAAHAAAAAEP
- the LOC115351403 gene encoding uncharacterized protein LOC115351403 isoform X2 — encoded protein: MRVRVRVRVCGPAPPRGAAGSAVAGRPRRRADTMVPGGPGWCLLVGLCALVPPATTQGGPEEDVTASVRMEELGYHLAQDGDPLRDPQRCGITFHTPSPCSARGPPSSASRDELDHLKNLLQDTKASLKDVEMAATLEDNQTRYQDIITEALPAIHGANLEFQESLDNVRRELEAHVAEADHPRTAEKKEKLRKGVRVVAHMLRLTGRLAQTLDATSRRLHAELSRRLQSSAAHAAAAAEP
- the LOC115351403 gene encoding uncharacterized protein LOC115351403 isoform X1, with the protein product MRVRVRVRVCGPAPPRGAAGSAVAGRPRRRAVSGAGGTGRDRQRFHGQSQPPASVSPPAKLEDTMVPGGPGWCLLVGLCALVPPATTQGGPEEDVTASVRMEELGYHLAQDGDPLRDPQRCGITFHTPSPCSARGPPSSASRDELDHLKNLLQDTKASLKDVEMAATLEDNQTRYQDIITEALPAIHGANLEFQESLDNVRRELEAHVAEADHPRTAEKKEKLRKGVRVVAHMLRLTGRLAQTLDATSRRLHAELSRRLQSSAAHAAAAAEP